TGAGGGTAATTTAGTCACCCAATTCCAAGAAAAGCCCCAAACGGCTGAAGGATGGATTAATGGGGGGTATTTTGTCTTAAATCGCAAGGTTTTGGATTTAATTGAGGGGGATGCGACGACTTTTGAAGCACAGCCCCTAAGAACCCTGGCTGCTTTGGGAGAACTCGCCGTCTATAAGCATGAAGGGTTTTGGCAGTGTATGGATACTTATCGAGAAATGGAAATGCTCAATCACCTTTATGACACTGGACAAGCTAGATGGAAAATATGGTAAAGGAAGCATTTTAGCCTGGCAAAAAAGTCTTTATTACTGGTCATACGGGCTTTAAGGGGTCTTGGCTGGCCTTTTGGTTACTCCATCTGGGGGCAGCGCTAAAAGGCCTCAGTTTAGCTCCCAATACCACCCCCGCCTTATTTGACCAATTAGACTTAGCTCAGAACCTGAGTCATCATAACCGAACTCAAGTCATTGACAGATAATCAATCCTTTAATAGCAGGGGGGACTAAGTGGACATAGTGAATTCAATACATCTCCAGATTAAGCAGATGCTCAAAAAGCCATCAAAAATTGATGGCAGATTTTTGGTAATTGCTGCAGTCTTAGGATATTTTGGGTTATTGTATGTAGCTAATTTTTTTGTTCCCTATCACAATTTTTGGTGGAGACTTGGGGTTCCTGCGGCTACAAACCCCTTTATCGATCTTGCAGCCGTATTAGGTGCTTTTGATTGTGATCGATTGACTGAGGAAGTTTCGCTAACAAATAATTCTTGCTTCAATCAAATATCTTATCCTAGTAGTTGGTCTTCGTTAACTTGGCTGGGGTTAGAGCAGCGTGATACTATATTTTGGGGAGTTTTCTTTGCTTTAATCTTTTATGGGATAACTTTAATTATCATTGGCAGATTAAATTATCAAGAAGCTGTAGTTTATGCCCTAATTTTATGCTCACCACCGGTAATGCTTTTAGTGGAACGTGGCAACGTAGATATTGTTATCTATTCTTGGCTGGGTGTCGCACTAATGATAATTAAGAATAGCCGAGAATTAATTTTTAGGTTGTGTGCCTACTTATTAATATTTTTTTGGGGAGTTGTTAAACTATTTCCCATTTTCGGTCTGGCAGTAATTATTAAAGAAAAAAGAAATCTATTTCTGTTCTTGTCGGCTATTTTTACCACTGCTTTTATTACTTATTTTCTCGCTAGTATAGGGCAGTTGAAAACTATCTCAAGCGTTCATGATGGGAGAATTTGGTATAGTTTTGGCTATAAAGTCCTCTTTGGTGCAGTCACATATATTCTATCAAAGCTTACTAGCGGCGAAACTGATCTTAAAAATACGATCATATATATGATGTATATAATTATGATTTTATTTACTATGTCAATCTTGACCAGATTTTTATTGTCGAAATTTAAAATTTTTCGAGAATGGCTTAGGTCTGATTTTGTGTCAGCAGATTCGAGCAAATCTTTAGATAAAAGTCCATATATTGATTACTTCCGTCTTGCGGCAGCAATTCATTTAGGAAATTTTCTTGTTATTGGCATGCTTTATGATTACAAATTAACTTTTCTAATCTTTGCCCTTCCTCAAATCTTGGATTGGATTAAGCAAGAAAATCAATTGAGCTTACCTGCCAGTATGGGTTTAGTCGCTATGGTGGCAACCTTTTACGCAAGTCCATTTTTATATCCTTGGTTAGTTGATGAAATGATCAATTGGCTCTTAGCTGCCAATTTATTATACATGGCAATTCTCTCTATGCCTGAATGGCTAAAAAGTTTAGTCCATAGGAGATTATCTGGCAAATTTTCCGTATAAAAGTTTAACCCCGGGCTAATATATAGCAAAATTAGATGAATTGTCAAATCCCCTTAAGCAATTGACATCCTCGGTCAAGTTCCTGTATAGTAGCTCCCAAAGAGTTAGGGGGATGGGTTTAAGCCTTGACGAAAACTCTTTGGGAGCGATTACTTGCACAAAGCTGCTGCAATTAACTGAAAACCCAGTATAGCGAGTCTATTTGACTTGTGAACAATAATAGCTCCCCTCTCCTTCCAGGATGAGCCTGATGGGTTTTGGCAGTGTATGGATACTTACCGAGAAATGGAAATGCTCAATCACCTTTATGACACTGGACAAGCTAGATGGAAAATATGGTAAAGAAAGCATTTTGGCCGGGCAAAAAGGTCTTTATTACTGGTCATACGGGCTTTAAGGGGTCTTGGCTGGGGTTTTGGTTACTCCATCTAGGAGCAGAGGTAAAAGGCCTCAGTTTAGCTCCCAATACCACCCCCGCCTTATTTGAGCAATTAGACTTAGCTCAAAACCTGAGTCATCATATAGGAGATATTCGAGAGCCTGAGTTAGTGGCTCGTTTAATCGCTTCATGGCAGCCGGATGTAGTCTTTCATTTAGCGGCACAACCCCTAGTGCGGCTTTCTTATCTTGAGTCGGTGGAAACGTGGAACACAAATGTTATGGGGACTATTCACGTTTTAGAGGCCCTCAAGAGCCTGAATCATCCCTGTGCCGCCGTGTTTATTACTAGCGATAAGTGCTATGAGAATCGGGAATGGGTCTATGGTTATCGGGAAAATGACCCCTTAGGGGGTTATGATCCCTATAGTTCTAGCAAAGCGGGGGCGGAACTGGCGATCGCATCTTGGCGCAGTTCCTTCTTTAAAACTCCTCAAACCGCCATCGGCATTGCCAGCGCCAGGGCCGGAAATGTCATCGGTGGCGGAGATTGGTCTCTAGACCGGATTGTACCCGATGCAATGCGGGCCTTGATGAAGTCCGAAGCGATTCCGGTGCGGAACCCTCTAGCGACTCGCCCTTGGCAGCACGTTTTAGAGCCTTTAGGGGGCTATTTACGGTTAGCTGAGTCGATTTATGAGCAGTTGATGACGGCTAATTGGCAGCAAGACAGCCGGGGGTTATATGGGGCGTTTAATTTCGGTCCGTCTCTGACTTCTAATCGTCCGGTTAAAGAGTTAGTTGAGTCTATCCTACAACTTTGGCCGGGGACTTGGCTCGATCAAAGTGATCCGAAGGCTGTTCATGAGGCTAAATTGCTTAATCTAGTCACAGATAAGGCTTTCCATACCCTAAAATGGCAACCCGTCTGGGATTTTCGGCAAACCCTCAAGGAAACCGTGACATGGTATTATCAAGCGGCGCAAATGGACTCTCAAGATAAGGCACAATTCCAGGAACTTACCCGCCAACAAATCGAATATTATCAAAGTTGTCTGAGCGATTAGTGAACTCAAGGCTGAT
This portion of the Microcystis aeruginosa NIES-2549 genome encodes:
- the rfbG gene encoding CDP-glucose 4,6-dehydratase; this translates as MENMVKKAFWPGKKVFITGHTGFKGSWLGFWLLHLGAEVKGLSLAPNTTPALFEQLDLAQNLSHHIGDIREPELVARLIASWQPDVVFHLAAQPLVRLSYLESVETWNTNVMGTIHVLEALKSLNHPCAAVFITSDKCYENREWVYGYRENDPLGGYDPYSSSKAGAELAIASWRSSFFKTPQTAIGIASARAGNVIGGGDWSLDRIVPDAMRALMKSEAIPVRNPLATRPWQHVLEPLGGYLRLAESIYEQLMTANWQQDSRGLYGAFNFGPSLTSNRPVKELVESILQLWPGTWLDQSDPKAVHEAKLLNLVTDKAFHTLKWQPVWDFRQTLKETVTWYYQAAQMDSQDKAQFQELTRQQIEYYQSCLSD